A DNA window from Sphingomonas changnyeongensis contains the following coding sequences:
- a CDS encoding copper chaperone PCu(A)C — MLDIIAAIIKGLGYLAALGGAGIVLARATLFPIGQLPGIGSVPAVRAAGALAMLCAVVTGGLFIARLGGPSDPAAIDAVLWSPLGAALALQLGGGIVLALMPGGRLAVIGGIGLLLSFGLVGHAATRGLSTSASVFAHVSAAAWWLGGLAVLFAGARAHPAPGYTALVDRFSRQAMWIVGVLVLAAVTTAALLLEWTFDPARIYDAGLAAKAGLTAVLLGLACLNRFVLLPRLGKAEWPRRWLVRAIMVEIAIFLGIFATTAWLTSFQSPHAGAHQGAHEGRAAPRGTGPIRITDAWAPASISGLGTGAGYLTISNAQNAPDRLVGVASPWAESVTLHRSQTVGAMTRMRAVAALDLPAGGQFVLAPGGYHLMFTGLYAPFVAGDTVPVILTFERAGRIEAILTIRPFGAAAAGHRH; from the coding sequence ATGCTCGATATCATCGCGGCCATCATCAAGGGGCTGGGCTATCTCGCCGCGCTTGGCGGTGCCGGGATCGTTCTTGCCCGGGCGACGCTGTTTCCGATCGGGCAGCTGCCCGGCATCGGGTCCGTGCCGGCAGTCCGCGCGGCGGGCGCGCTTGCCATGCTGTGCGCCGTCGTGACGGGCGGGCTGTTCATCGCGCGGCTGGGCGGTCCTTCCGATCCGGCAGCGATCGATGCGGTGCTCTGGTCGCCGCTCGGGGCCGCGCTGGCGCTGCAGCTGGGCGGCGGGATCGTGCTTGCGCTGATGCCGGGCGGGCGGCTTGCGGTGATCGGCGGCATCGGGCTGCTGCTGAGCTTCGGGCTCGTCGGTCATGCGGCAACACGCGGGCTGTCCACTTCGGCAAGCGTTTTCGCTCATGTGTCTGCCGCAGCCTGGTGGCTCGGCGGCCTGGCAGTGCTGTTCGCGGGTGCCCGCGCGCACCCGGCGCCGGGTTATACAGCGCTTGTCGACCGCTTCAGCCGTCAGGCGATGTGGATCGTTGGAGTGCTGGTTCTGGCGGCGGTGACCACAGCCGCGCTGCTGCTCGAATGGACGTTCGATCCGGCCCGGATCTATGACGCGGGGCTCGCGGCAAAAGCCGGGCTGACTGCGGTTCTGCTTGGCCTCGCGTGTCTGAACCGGTTCGTGCTGCTGCCCCGGCTCGGCAAGGCCGAATGGCCCCGGCGCTGGCTGGTGCGGGCAATCATGGTCGAGATCGCGATCTTTCTGGGGATTTTTGCGACCACTGCCTGGCTCACCAGCTTTCAATCGCCTCATGCCGGCGCGCATCAGGGCGCGCATGAGGGCAGGGCAGCACCGCGCGGGACGGGACCGATCCGCATCACCGATGCATGGGCGCCGGCCTCGATATCGGGGCTGGGAACCGGTGCGGGCTATCTGACCATCAGCAACGCCCAGAACGCGCCAGACCGGCTTGTCGGCGTCGCCAGTCCCTGGGCGGAATCTGTGACCCTGCATCGCTCCCAGACAGTAGGTGCCATGACCCGGATGCGCGCTGTCGCCGCGCTAGACCTGCCCGCAGGCGGACAGTTTGTTCTCGCTCCCGGCGGCTACCATCTGATGTTCACCGGCCTCTACGCACCATTTGTTGCCGGAGACACCGTGCCCGTCATCCTGACATTTGAGCGGGCAGGGCGGATCGAGGCGATCCTGACGATCAGGCCCTTCGGCGCTGCCGCCGCCGGCCATCGCCACTGA
- a CDS encoding tyrosine-type recombinase/integrase has protein sequence MLTDLEIRKAKPRDKAYKLADSGGLYLFVTPSGHKSWRLKYRFAGKERALVLGTYPQLSLAEARLRREAAKKQLREHIDPGVEAKVAKLVAATGHEQTFEAVARDWYATQLDRWKPVHARDVITSLERDVFPHISKLPMARVDEQVVLAVLAKVEKRGAIETARRLLQRIRAVFSYARGRGMVSQPLSADLVRSLKPVPRAKLRPALRLSGDGRRRQRRRA, from the coding sequence ATGCTGACCGACCTCGAAATCCGGAAAGCCAAGCCGCGCGACAAGGCGTACAAGCTTGCCGACAGCGGCGGGCTGTATCTATTCGTGACCCCCAGCGGCCACAAATCATGGCGACTCAAATATCGCTTTGCCGGCAAGGAGAGGGCGCTGGTGCTTGGCACCTACCCCCAGCTCAGTCTGGCCGAAGCCCGGTTGCGCAGGGAAGCGGCCAAGAAGCAGCTGCGCGAGCATATCGATCCGGGGGTCGAGGCGAAGGTCGCGAAGCTGGTGGCGGCGACCGGGCACGAGCAGACGTTCGAGGCGGTCGCGCGTGACTGGTATGCGACCCAGCTTGATCGCTGGAAGCCCGTGCACGCCCGTGACGTGATCACGAGCCTGGAGCGCGACGTGTTTCCGCATATCAGCAAGCTGCCGATGGCGCGGGTGGACGAGCAAGTCGTTCTCGCCGTGCTCGCCAAGGTCGAGAAACGCGGCGCGATCGAGACCGCGCGCCGCCTCCTCCAGCGGATCCGGGCGGTGTTCTCCTATGCCAGAGGCAGGGGGATGGTCAGCCAGCCGCTCTCGGCCGACCTGGTCAGAAGCCTGAAGCCCGTGCCGCGCGCCAAGCTGCGCCCGGCGCTGCGTCTCAGTGGCGATGGCCGGCGGCGGCAGCGCCGAAGGGCCTGA
- a CDS encoding tyrosine-type recombinase/integrase, which yields MKPGTKDEFHWDSEPRGFGLRVTPTGKMTFIIQRRVEGTGKEARITIGAFGVFTVEQARDAAREHLRNMRMGLDPRELKKQTAALQVTLADVCTAYVGRPGKLKATSRQAIERHVTTTFEAWKDKQIASITEEMCKARYREMLTKGLRGKKGAPGQANQAFAVLGALINYAGRQHRRADGSPLIAHNPVAALKDDKVRLKPRTTRVLDPKVGAVWLALREWRAVAHNRDTASSIDLVRFLLLTGLRISEASALKWEQVHEDDGCFHLPNPKNSNPVSMPLSQQALALLAERPRVDGNPYVFPSWGKAGHIKDPRDLMRKLSGVAGNPINPHDLRRTYTNIALRQCRIEKFRTDLLTNHITRDVTAEHYFDTSNLQWLQPEAQQIADFLD from the coding sequence GTGAAGCCGGGCACCAAGGACGAGTTTCACTGGGACTCCGAGCCGCGGGGTTTCGGCCTGAGGGTCACCCCCACCGGTAAGATGACCTTCATCATACAGCGCAGGGTCGAGGGCACCGGCAAGGAGGCCCGCATCACCATCGGCGCCTTCGGCGTGTTCACCGTCGAGCAGGCCAGGGACGCCGCCCGCGAGCACCTGCGCAACATGCGCATGGGCCTGGACCCGCGCGAGTTGAAGAAGCAGACCGCGGCGTTGCAGGTGACGCTTGCCGACGTGTGCACCGCCTACGTCGGCCGCCCGGGCAAGTTGAAGGCGACCAGCCGGCAGGCCATCGAGCGGCACGTGACCACGACCTTCGAGGCGTGGAAGGACAAGCAAATCGCCAGCATCACCGAGGAGATGTGTAAGGCCCGGTACCGCGAGATGCTGACGAAGGGCCTCCGCGGCAAGAAGGGCGCCCCTGGGCAGGCCAACCAGGCGTTCGCCGTGCTGGGCGCACTCATCAACTACGCGGGCCGACAGCACAGGCGTGCGGACGGCTCGCCGCTAATCGCCCACAACCCGGTCGCGGCCCTTAAGGACGACAAGGTGCGGCTCAAGCCCCGCACGACGCGCGTGCTCGACCCGAAGGTCGGCGCGGTCTGGCTGGCGCTGCGGGAGTGGCGCGCCGTCGCCCACAACCGCGACACGGCGTCCAGCATCGACCTAGTGCGCTTCCTGCTCCTGACCGGCCTGCGCATCAGCGAGGCGTCGGCCCTCAAGTGGGAGCAGGTGCACGAGGACGACGGGTGCTTCCACCTGCCCAACCCGAAGAACAGCAATCCGGTGTCGATGCCGCTGTCGCAGCAGGCGCTGGCTCTGCTTGCCGAACGGCCGCGCGTCGACGGCAACCCCTACGTGTTCCCGTCATGGGGCAAAGCTGGCCACATCAAGGACCCGCGCGACCTCATGCGAAAGCTGAGCGGGGTCGCAGGCAACCCGATCAACCCTCACGACCTCCGGCGCACGTACACGAACATCGCGCTGCGGCAGTGCCGCATCGAGAAGTTCCGCACCGACCTACTTACTAACCACATCACCCGCGACGTGACCGCCGAACACTACTTCGACACGAGCAACCTCCAGTGGCTACAGCCAGAGGCGCAGCAGATAGCCGACTTCCTCGATTAG
- a CDS encoding helix-turn-helix transcriptional regulator has protein sequence MNTTVKPLDTNAVAAMIGIAPMTLRIWRVHGKGPKFVKLGDSKRSGVMYYEADVLAWLDERKFASTSAYSPAAAVSNKPSNLRSQHVSA, from the coding sequence ATGAACACCACTGTGAAGCCGCTCGACACCAATGCGGTGGCGGCGATGATCGGCATCGCGCCGATGACCCTGCGCATATGGCGCGTGCACGGCAAAGGACCGAAGTTCGTCAAGCTGGGCGACAGCAAGCGTTCCGGCGTGATGTACTACGAGGCCGACGTCTTGGCCTGGCTGGACGAGCGCAAGTTTGCCTCCACCAGCGCCTACAGCCCGGCCGCGGCCGTCTCCAACAAACCAAGTAACCTGCGGTCGCAGCACGTAAGCGCCTGA
- a CDS encoding AAA family ATPase — translation MARDTATARLSYLLDPYLPSRCVVGFYGRGGSAKSSSLASAAAEISHSMDASTLWVSVEELTDWIKVRHIKIGGMEGTLAVVAAVASKKDTQGRVVASSFNVYEHLEPAIAGAKAQFEGIYDPPRPLRLVVLDTAVGLTTWAKGESPNDDASVKRLLAYLQALAERHDVTIAIIGHSNKGKHDHFADTVAGASAWTNSPRLSFVHARDRREEFACVMQVAKSNLTQRFAASYTTEPVHTLHERAEGADSVLCRVNFGEIVWGEEDATELYEAATRRQNEDEEGEGGGGGHKPSVVSQVVTTVTQMVHTSAEPVTRDAVHARAGREFSRREWTKVDDMLAMASFTYKVAINRGTQNRVLYERMP, via the coding sequence ATGGCACGAGACACGGCGACCGCGCGTCTGTCTTACCTTTTGGACCCCTACCTGCCGAGCCGTTGTGTGGTCGGCTTCTACGGCCGCGGCGGCTCTGCCAAGTCGTCGTCCTTAGCCTCAGCCGCCGCGGAGATTAGCCACAGCATGGACGCCTCCACCCTTTGGGTCAGCGTCGAAGAGCTAACCGACTGGATCAAGGTGCGGCACATCAAGATCGGTGGGATGGAGGGCACGTTAGCCGTCGTGGCCGCGGTCGCCAGTAAGAAGGACACCCAGGGTCGCGTCGTTGCGTCCAGCTTCAACGTGTACGAGCATCTGGAGCCGGCGATTGCTGGCGCGAAGGCGCAGTTCGAAGGGATCTACGACCCGCCCAGGCCCCTGCGGCTGGTGGTGCTTGACACCGCGGTGGGACTGACCACGTGGGCAAAGGGCGAGAGCCCGAACGACGATGCCAGCGTCAAGCGGCTGCTCGCCTACCTCCAGGCGTTGGCGGAGCGGCACGACGTCACGATCGCGATCATCGGACATTCGAACAAGGGCAAGCACGACCACTTCGCGGACACGGTCGCCGGCGCCAGCGCGTGGACCAACTCGCCCCGCCTGTCCTTCGTCCATGCCAGGGACCGCCGCGAAGAATTCGCCTGCGTGATGCAGGTTGCCAAATCCAACCTCACTCAACGCTTCGCAGCCAGCTACACCACCGAGCCGGTGCACACGCTGCACGAGCGCGCGGAAGGCGCCGACTCCGTGCTGTGCAGGGTGAACTTCGGCGAGATCGTTTGGGGAGAAGAAGACGCGACCGAGCTATACGAGGCGGCGACCCGCCGACAGAACGAGGACGAGGAAGGCGAAGGCGGCGGTGGTGGCCACAAGCCCAGCGTCGTGTCGCAGGTGGTGACCACGGTCACCCAGATGGTCCACACCTCCGCTGAGCCCGTGACCCGCGATGCGGTTCATGCCAGGGCCGGCCGCGAGTTCAGCAGGCGTGAGTGGACGAAGGTGGACGACATGCTTGCGATGGCGTCTTTCACCTACAAGGTGGCGATCAACAGGGGCACACAGAACCGGGTGTTGTACGAGCGGATGCCATAG
- a CDS encoding toll/interleukin-1 receptor domain-containing protein, giving the protein MPHKIFLSHNHNDKPLVEAVAIKLASIFGQDQVFYDSWSIKPGDGIIDQMNKGLEAPEFVFFFVSKNSLASGMVKLEWQNALYSASKGRTRIVPVRIDGSEMPAVLKQTLFIDMHTVGLDAAIAQIVSVTQGNASFTPQHLGFSNLSYAKSNGADGSVEITVKASHLMEPNPHFALVVGNPEEELQWEMVNGQPFMGGFNKDAFTLSSGGTAGCISFRPLGGALTPAHPLRFRVKPRGKAPVQFFGLHHQKGETEWVPVPVDTRGFVSIKIS; this is encoded by the coding sequence ATGCCTCACAAGATATTCCTTAGCCACAACCACAACGACAAACCGCTGGTAGAGGCGGTTGCGATAAAGCTGGCGTCTATCTTCGGCCAGGACCAAGTCTTTTACGATTCGTGGTCGATTAAGCCCGGCGACGGCATCATCGACCAGATGAACAAGGGACTTGAGGCGCCTGAGTTCGTGTTCTTCTTCGTGTCGAAGAATAGCCTTGCCAGCGGGATGGTGAAGCTGGAGTGGCAGAATGCCCTCTATTCGGCTTCTAAGGGCAGAACGCGGATAGTCCCGGTGCGGATCGACGGCAGCGAAATGCCGGCCGTCCTCAAACAGACCCTTTTTATTGACATGCACACGGTAGGTTTGGATGCTGCGATTGCGCAGATTGTCAGCGTCACCCAGGGGAACGCCTCGTTCACGCCTCAGCACCTCGGCTTCTCCAATCTGAGTTACGCCAAGAGCAACGGTGCTGACGGTTCTGTCGAGATCACGGTCAAAGCGTCGCACCTGATGGAGCCAAATCCCCACTTCGCGCTTGTCGTGGGCAATCCCGAGGAAGAGCTACAGTGGGAGATGGTCAACGGGCAGCCTTTCATGGGCGGCTTCAATAAGGATGCGTTCACGCTGAGCAGCGGCGGCACCGCTGGTTGCATCTCGTTTCGCCCTCTAGGCGGTGCACTCACGCCTGCTCATCCGCTCAGGTTCCGTGTGAAGCCCCGCGGCAAGGCCCCGGTTCAATTCTTTGGGTTGCACCACCAGAAAGGCGAAACGGAGTGGGTGCCGGTCCCGGTGGATACACGTGGATTCGTGAGCATCAAGATTTCATAG
- a CDS encoding lytic murein transglycosylase, with translation MQVQAEDEGQGTVAAPPPVETAPAVEAGFAAFLAQLRARALAEGVSARTLDAVLPTLSFNPRVVELDRSQPGGNPASTAPAARIPAFAPYRARHVDSARITRGQARYQALTPILKRIEAETGVPAPVIVAIWGHETNYGSYTGGFDLPRSLASLAYEGRRRELFTAELIATLKLIDRGVPRERIKGSWAGATGHPQFLPSVYLRVARDGDGDGRADIWGSEADALASIAAYFVDAGWRRGRPWGVPASAPPFLDRQAIAGRLEPPRCPRVHDRHSRWLTVAEWRARGVVQTGGPALADDELASLIEPDGPGAPAYLLTGNYRVILDYNCSNFYALSVGLLADAVAPAS, from the coding sequence ATGCAGGTGCAGGCGGAGGATGAGGGGCAGGGCACTGTTGCGGCACCGCCTCCCGTCGAAACCGCGCCTGCGGTCGAAGCGGGGTTTGCCGCCTTTCTCGCGCAGCTGCGCGCCCGCGCGCTGGCCGAGGGGGTGAGCGCACGCACGCTCGATGCCGTGCTGCCGACGCTCAGCTTCAACCCGCGCGTGGTCGAGCTGGACCGGTCGCAGCCCGGCGGCAATCCCGCCTCGACAGCACCTGCGGCGCGCATCCCGGCCTTTGCGCCCTATCGCGCGCGCCATGTCGACAGTGCGCGCATCACCCGCGGCCAGGCGCGCTATCAGGCGCTGACGCCCATCCTCAAGCGGATCGAGGCCGAGACCGGGGTTCCCGCGCCGGTGATCGTCGCGATCTGGGGGCATGAGACCAATTATGGCAGCTATACTGGCGGGTTCGATCTGCCCCGGTCGCTCGCCTCGCTGGCCTATGAAGGCCGGCGGCGGGAGCTGTTCACCGCCGAGCTGATCGCGACGCTGAAACTGATCGACCGGGGCGTCCCGCGCGAACGGATCAAGGGCAGCTGGGCGGGCGCGACCGGGCATCCGCAGTTCCTGCCCAGCGTCTATCTGCGCGTCGCGCGCGACGGCGATGGCGACGGCCGGGCGGACATCTGGGGCAGCGAGGCCGATGCGCTCGCCTCCATCGCCGCCTATTTCGTCGATGCCGGCTGGCGGCGGGGCCGGCCCTGGGGCGTGCCGGCGAGCGCGCCGCCCTTTCTGGACCGGCAGGCGATCGCCGGGCGGCTGGAACCGCCGCGCTGCCCGCGCGTGCATGACCGGCACAGCCGCTGGCTGACCGTGGCCGAATGGCGCGCGCGCGGCGTGGTGCAGACCGGCGGCCCCGCGCTGGCCGATGACGAGCTGGCGAGCCTGATCGAGCCCGACGGGCCGGGGGCACCCGCTTATCTGCTGACCGGCAATTACCGCGTGATCCTCGACTATAATTGTTCGAACTTCTACGCGCTGTCGGTCGGCCTGCTGGCCGATGCGGTCGCGCCCGCGTCATGA
- the tmk gene encoding dTMP kinase: protein MVMTGRFISLEGGEGVGKSTQLLLLAEALKARGLSVVTTREPGGTPGAEAIRGLLMTGAVDRWSPRTEALLFAAARADHVERVIRPALAAGSWVLCDRFIDSTRAYQGVAGGLTDDEILALHRVGSQGLMPDRTLVLTMPVAAATARMVARDGADADRFAARSDGFLDRVADAFVALAAREPERFRLVAADGPAEAVTARLVAALADLTS, encoded by the coding sequence ATGGTCATGACCGGCCGGTTCATCAGCCTGGAAGGCGGGGAAGGGGTCGGCAAATCCACCCAGCTGCTGCTGCTGGCCGAGGCGCTGAAGGCGCGCGGGCTGAGCGTCGTCACCACGCGCGAGCCGGGCGGCACGCCGGGGGCAGAGGCGATCCGGGGGCTGTTGATGACCGGCGCGGTCGATCGCTGGTCCCCGCGCACCGAGGCGCTGCTGTTCGCCGCGGCGCGCGCCGACCATGTCGAACGGGTGATCCGCCCGGCGCTGGCGGCGGGATCATGGGTGTTGTGCGACCGGTTCATCGATTCCACCCGCGCCTATCAGGGGGTGGCAGGCGGCCTGACCGATGACGAGATCCTGGCGCTGCACCGCGTCGGCAGTCAGGGGCTGATGCCCGACCGCACTTTGGTGCTGACCATGCCGGTCGCCGCCGCCACGGCACGCATGGTCGCCCGCGACGGCGCGGATGCAGACCGGTTTGCCGCGCGCAGCGACGGGTTTCTTGACCGGGTGGCGGATGCCTTTGTGGCCCTGGCCGCGCGTGAGCCGGAGCGGTTCCGGCTGGTCGCCGCCGATGGCCCGGCCGAGGCGGTGACCGCCCGGCTGGTCGCAGCGCTTGCCGATCTGACGTCATGA